A stretch of DNA from Acinetobacter sp. C26M:
TTATTTGGCTGGATTTTCCCTGAATAATCTATCGATTATGGCGATCATCGTGGCAATTGGCTTGGTGGTGGATGATGCCATTGTAGTACTCGAAAATATTGAACGCTATATCGAGCAAGGAGATTCTCCCGCACAAGCAGCGGTAAAAGGCATCCAAGAGGTGGGCTTTACCTTGATTGCCATGAATCTGGCATTGATGGTGATTTTCCTCTCAGTGTTGTTTATGGGTGGTGTGATAGAACGCTTATTCAGAGAGTTTTCGCTCACATTGGTTTTTGTGGTGATTTTATCGGTCTTTGTGTCCTTAATCTTAACCCCAAGCTTATCAGCACGCTGTTTAAAACCCCTATCTCTCAATCAACCTTCACGATTGTATCGTTATAGCCATGACCTGATTCAGGGCTTGACCCAATCTTATATTCGCTCTCTGCATTGGGTGCTCAAACATGCTTATCTGATTGTGGTGCTGTGGTTGACGGCAATCATTGCTTCAGTTTATCTCTACAATTTATTACCTAAACGTGTTTTGCCTGAACAGGACACAGGGCGAGTTGGTGCTTTTATTCGTGGCGATGATGGCTTTTCTTTTCAGATTATGCAGCCAAAAATTGCCGCGTTTAATCAAGCCTTACTCAAAGATCCCGCAGTAAAGGATGTGGTCGGTACTTCTGGTGGCGGTGGCGGCATGACCAACTCATTTTTAATGGTCAGTCTCAAACCAAAAGCTGAACGCGATGGTTTAAGCTCCAAACAAGTGGTCGAGCGTTTAAAGAAAAATGCACCTTGGCAGGCAGGGGCCGTGTTCTCGGCGGATGTTGAACAGGATTTGGAACTGGATGATCCTTTTTCCAGTGGTAATGCACAGGAATATTTATTGCTGCTGCAATCTGACAATGTGAGCTTACTGCGTGAATGGGCGCCCAAAGTTGCAGAGGCCATGCGTAAACTGCCTGAGTTTGAAGAGGTGGAAACACAGGGCGATGAAGGGGCGCAGCATGTCACTTTAGATATTGACCGTGAAGCCGCAAAACGATTGGGCATTGATATTGAAAGCGTTTCCAGTGTTCTCAATAACTCCTTTTCGCAACGGCAGATTTCCACAATTTATGATCGCAATGATCAGTTTTATGTAGTGATGGAAGTTGATCAACGTTTTACCGAACATCCTGAAGCCTTGGCAGATGTCAAAATTCCGAATCAACAAGGAGCCTATGTGCCCTTAAGCAATTTTGCTACGTGGAGTTATGGCATTAGTAATGATCGGGTTCATCGCCGAAATCAATTTGCTGCCATGGGTGTTGGCTACGTGGTGAAGAAAGGCTATAGCTATGAACAGGCAGATGCTGCGATTCGTCAGGTCTTGCCAAAGATCATGCTGCCAAAAGAAATCTTTGTGATGACAGATCGCGATGTCGAAACTGAAAGTCTACAAGCAGGCTTGAGTACACCTGCTTTGATTGCGGCTGTGATTGTGCTGATTTTTATCGTCTTAGGAATCACTTATGAAAGTATTGTGCATCCTTTTACCATTTTATCCACTATTCCCACAGCAGCTCTGGGTGCTTTACTTAGCTTATGGTTGTTTCAGATTCCTTTTAGCCTGATTGCCTTGTTAGGCATCTTTTTGCTAATCGGGATTGTGGTGAAAAATGCGATCTTGCTGATTGATTTTACTTTGCAGCAACGGCGTCAAGGTCAAACCGATTTAGATAGCATTATCGCTGCGGCAACATTGCGTTTCAGACCGATTTTAATGACCAATACCGCAGCTTTATTGGGTGCGATTCCTTTGGCACTCGGTTGGGGCGAAGGCTCGGAAATGCGGCAACCACTGGGGATTGCCATTGTTGGCGGATTGGCACTGGGGCAATTATTAACCTTATATACCACCCCTGTGATGTATCTCATATTTGAAAAATTGGCTCAATTCCTGAATCGCTTCAAACTGCGATTGAATGTCATGCGTTGGAATAAATAGGAAGTCGCTATGAAAAAAACAGTTTTTACACTTTCTATGGGGCTCGCAGTGACGATGCTGCTCACAGCATGTCAGTCGTCCAGTACCTTTAAGCCCGCAGTCTATCAGCAGCCCGTGATTCAAAGTGCTGCACAGTATAAATATGCAGATTTGCAGTGGATTGAAGCTTCTAAAATAGCAGCGACGCCACAGCCATGGTGGGAGATGTATCAAGATCCGACCTTATCCACGCTGATACAGCAATTGGATCAAGACAACTTGAGTATCCAACAGGCCCAAGCCAAGTATCGCCATGCCATGGCACTGTTAGATGGACAACGGGCCAATGCGCTTCCGAGCATCAGCATGGGCGGTAATGCTAATCAGACCGAAACTAAAAATGCTGGCAAGAGTCGTCAATTCGGTGCCAATGTCGCAGTGAGTTGGATTCCTGATCTTTGGGGGAGAGTTGCAAAAGCGGTGGAAGGGCAACAGGCGAATCTACAAGCATCTGCTGCAGATTTGGCTGCCATTCAACTGAGTCAGCAACTGCTTGCAGCAGAGGCCTATTGGAGCATTCGTTTGTTCGACGCCAAACTGGACGTGTTAAATCAGACCCAGCAAAGTTATCAGCGATCTGTGCGTATTTTACAGCAGCAATACCAAGCAGGCATGATTGCACGGGCTGATGTGATTCAGGCTGAGACCCAACTTAAACAAGTCGGGTTGCAATTGTTAGAGCTACAACGTAGTCGTGATTTGCAAGAGAATGTGTTGGCGGTCTTAGTTGGACGCAATGTAGCGGACTTTAATTTAAATAAAAATCGCTATCAATTCAGCACCCCTCAAATTCCGACCCAAATTCCAAGTCGCCTGTTGGCACAACGTCCCGATGTAATTCGTAGCGAACGCGAATTAGCATTCACACATGCGCAATTAGGCTTAGCTCAGACTGCTTGGTTACCTGATTTGATCATCAGCTTGGATAGCAGTGCCAATAGTCAGGTTTTCCATACCTTATTGCAGTCACCCAATACTGCATGGTCAATGGGTGCAAAAGTCTTAGGCACATTGTTTGATGGGGGAAAACGACAGGCTGATATTCAACAGGCTCAAGCCAATTACGATGAAAAGCTTGCAGCTTATAAGCATTCTGTTTTAACAGGTTGGAAAGAGGTGGAGGATGGTTTGCTGCAAGCAGGTCATTTCCAGCAGCAGATCGCAGCGCAACAGCAACTGCTTAAGCTGTCGATTGAAAATGAACGGGTTGCCAAGCAACGTTATCAAGCTGGTTTGGTCAGCTATTTAGAAGTCGCGACAGCACAGAATCTGCGTTTGAGCGCAGAAGAACGCTTATTGGAATTACAGCAATTGCATCTCAAAAATTCAGCGCAATTGGTGGCTGCATTGGGTGGTGGGATGAATTTTTCATCTTAAATTGAGTGGCATTATCAATCATTGCAGCTATTCATATTCAATTTGAATGGCGTTTGGATCGCTGCAATTTATTTATTAAATTCGAAAGATATTGCTTGGGTTATTTTTTGCTTTGTAAGGTTAAAAAGAATCATGATTGATGATTTTATTTTTGGATTTTTGAGGAGACGGATTCCAATTTTTTAGAGCGGTATTCTATTCAGCTCATGATTTTTATTTTTCAGTATCATCTGAATGCCTTTGTGTAAATTTTAGTAGTTAATCAAGCAAATAGCACTTCGATATGTAGAATAAAAAATAGCCGTTTTTATTAAAGAAAGACGTTCATCATAATTTAATTTAGATCTTTCTTATTTCATCTTCATCCCAATCTGAGATAACGGAGCAAATATGATTGTATTATTGATATTGCTTGGCCTATTGATTCAGTTAGTTGTGGTATGGGCTGTTTTTTATTTTGAAGCCAATCGAACTGTTGGCTGTGTTGTTTCCATTGTCGCTGCGATTCTCTGTAGTGTGTTGATCACACCGTGGAGTCTGTTACTGGGCATCCCGATTATTCTCGCGAGTGTGATTGTTTTGATTGCACCTTTACGTGATGCTTTGGTGAGTCGACCTGCGTTTAATATTCTCTCAAAAGCAATGCCGAGTATGAGCATCACCGAAAGAGAAGCCTTGGAAGCGGGGACCAGTTGGTGGGAAAAAGAGCTATTTATGGGGGCACCTGATTGGGAAAAGTTTGATCAATATCCTTATCCAACTTTATCAGCAGAAGAACAGGCATTTTTAGATCATGAAGTACAACAGCTCTGTTTCATGTTAGATGAATGGCAGATTCATCACCAAGAAAAAGACCTACCGCCAGAGGTTTGGCAATTTATTAAAGACAACGGCTTTTTAGGTTTGATTATTCCTAAATCATTTGGCGGTAAGCAATTTACCCCGTTTGCGCAAAGTCGTATTATGAGCAAAATTGCGTCTCGTTCCTTAACTGCTGCCGTCAGTTGTATGGTGCCGAACTCGCTTGGGCCAGGTGAGTTGCTGCTGCACTATGGAACGGAAGAGCAAAAGCAACGCTATCTGCCCGGACTGGCAAAGGGCACAGAAGTTCCTTGTTTTGGTTTGACCAGCCCTGAAGCAGGTTCGGATGCAGGTGCAATACCTGATACGGGTGTAGTTTGTTATGGGCAGTACCAAGACCAAGAAGTTCTAGGTCTAAAAATGAATTTCTCCAAGCGTTGGATTACCCTTGCACCGATTGCCACCGTGATTGGTTTGGCGTTTAAGCTCTATGATCCAGATGGCTTACTTGGTGATAAAAATAAAGTGGAATATGGCATTACCTGTGCTTTGATTCCTGCTGACCATGAAGGCATTCAGATCGGCCCTCGACATAATCCTGGTGCACCGTTTATGAATGGTACGGTTGAGGGCAGTGATGTCTTTATTCCATTGGACTGGATTATTGGTGGGCAGCAAAATGCAGGTAAAGGTTGGCGTATGCTGATGGAATGTCTAGGCGTGGGCCGAGGTATTTCACTGCCTGCTTTGGCAACGGCTGGAGGAGAAATGAGCTACCTGTTGGTCGGTGCATTTGCCAGTGTTCGCCAACAATTCAAAATCTCGGTTGGGCATTTTGAAGGGGTACAAGAGGCGACCAGTGATATCGCCAGTGATGCCTATATGTTGGAATCATTTCGTTATCTGGTGACCTGTGGTTTAAACCAAGGTGGAACGCCTGCGGTGATGACAGCAATGGCAAAATACTATGCTACTGAAACCATGCGTAAAGTGGTGAATCACGGTATGGATGTGGTGGGTGGGCGAGCGATTCAATTAGGTCCACGTAACTTCCTTGCACTGACTTATCAATCTATTCCTGTGGCGATTACGGTAGAAGGGGCCAATATTCTGACCCGCTCATTGATGATTTTTGGTCAGGGGTCAATGCGTTGTCACCCTTATCTATTTGAAGAATTACAGCTATTACAATCGGAAGATAAGGCATCTGCTTTCAAAGCTTTTTCTCCATTACTGTTTAAACATCTGGCTTATACCTTTAATCGTGCGGCCAGAGCAGCGGCATATTCGATTACCGGTGGTTCAGATCAAGGCTCTCAACAAGCGGATGATTTTTCTAAAGCGTATTACAGCAAGATTAACCGTTTCAGTGCTGATTTTGCATTAACTGCGGATATGGCACTTGGAATTTTAGCAGGTGATTTAAAACGTAAAGAAATGCTGTCTGGTCGGTTGGCTGATATCCATGCGAACTTATTTATTGCTACAGCAATTTTGAAATATTATGAGCATGGTCAAAGAACTGAGGCCGAACGAAAACATGCAGAATTGGCCCTCAATAAAGCTTTATATCAAGTGCAAGAAGCGTTCTTTGGCTTCTATGACAATTTCCCGATGAAACTTGCTGCGTGTATGGTCAAATTCCTGTGCTTCCCATTTGGCCGTCCAATTGCAGCACCATCAGATCAATTGAAGCAAGAAGTGGCTCAGTTAATCATGCAAGAACATGCATTCCGTGATCAGTTGAAGCAACATGTTTACTACAACACCGATGCTAACGATGTGATGGGACGTATGGAATCTGCTTTTCAGGCTTTACTACAACTACAACCGTTGTGGAATAAGTTTAAAAAAGCAGAATCGAAAGATCAGTTTAGTGGTTTGACCTTTGAGGAACATATTACTGATGCGATTGAGACAGGTTTCATTACAACTGCTGAGGCAGAGTCACTTGTACAATACAACGCTAAACGTTATGACAGTATGTTGACGGATATTTTTGATGCACATTTAGATAAGGAACTGCCATTG
This window harbors:
- a CDS encoding efflux RND transporter permease subunit — translated: MTLLSVFVKRPVASMLLGIAIVLLGILAYLRLPVAALPQADIPTIVVRANLPGASPESMSATVATPLERAMMGVSGVKAINSSSNQSSTQVVLHFDLNTDINEAAREVQAAINAAMSQLPAGMPSPPEYFKINPSQSPIFYLALSSKQLSAAKLYEIASNQLQPNLAQISGVGEVSIDGASMPAVRITINPTALISTGLSLEQVRQVVAKSNVVQALGVVEQQQLRWQVALSTELKTAEDFANLIIRHTDQGVIRLKDVAEVRDSVENRYVSGFHNGQPAVILKISRQPNANTVATIELIKAKLPVLRELIPRDAQLTVVMDGSTIVRNSLEEARDTLFLSMLLVVIVVVLMLGRLQSAVIPAMALLVTLIGVCSLIYLAGFSLNNLSIMAIIVAIGLVVDDAIVVLENIERYIEQGDSPAQAAVKGIQEVGFTLIAMNLALMVIFLSVLFMGGVIERLFREFSLTLVFVVILSVFVSLILTPSLSARCLKPLSLNQPSRLYRYSHDLIQGLTQSYIRSLHWVLKHAYLIVVLWLTAIIASVYLYNLLPKRVLPEQDTGRVGAFIRGDDGFSFQIMQPKIAAFNQALLKDPAVKDVVGTSGGGGGMTNSFLMVSLKPKAERDGLSSKQVVERLKKNAPWQAGAVFSADVEQDLELDDPFSSGNAQEYLLLLQSDNVSLLREWAPKVAEAMRKLPEFEEVETQGDEGAQHVTLDIDREAAKRLGIDIESVSSVLNNSFSQRQISTIYDRNDQFYVVMEVDQRFTEHPEALADVKIPNQQGAYVPLSNFATWSYGISNDRVHRRNQFAAMGVGYVVKKGYSYEQADAAIRQVLPKIMLPKEIFVMTDRDVETESLQAGLSTPALIAAVIVLIFIVLGITYESIVHPFTILSTIPTAALGALLSLWLFQIPFSLIALLGIFLLIGIVVKNAILLIDFTLQQRRQGQTDLDSIIAAATLRFRPILMTNTAALLGAIPLALGWGEGSEMRQPLGIAIVGGLALGQLLTLYTTPVMYLIFEKLAQFLNRFKLRLNVMRWNK
- a CDS encoding efflux transporter outer membrane subunit, which codes for MKKTVFTLSMGLAVTMLLTACQSSSTFKPAVYQQPVIQSAAQYKYADLQWIEASKIAATPQPWWEMYQDPTLSTLIQQLDQDNLSIQQAQAKYRHAMALLDGQRANALPSISMGGNANQTETKNAGKSRQFGANVAVSWIPDLWGRVAKAVEGQQANLQASAADLAAIQLSQQLLAAEAYWSIRLFDAKLDVLNQTQQSYQRSVRILQQQYQAGMIARADVIQAETQLKQVGLQLLELQRSRDLQENVLAVLVGRNVADFNLNKNRYQFSTPQIPTQIPSRLLAQRPDVIRSERELAFTHAQLGLAQTAWLPDLIISLDSSANSQVFHTLLQSPNTAWSMGAKVLGTLFDGGKRQADIQQAQANYDEKLAAYKHSVLTGWKEVEDGLLQAGHFQQQIAAQQQLLKLSIENERVAKQRYQAGLVSYLEVATAQNLRLSAEERLLELQQLHLKNSAQLVAALGGGMNFSS
- a CDS encoding acyl-CoA dehydrogenase is translated as MIVLLILLGLLIQLVVVWAVFYFEANRTVGCVVSIVAAILCSVLITPWSLLLGIPIILASVIVLIAPLRDALVSRPAFNILSKAMPSMSITEREALEAGTSWWEKELFMGAPDWEKFDQYPYPTLSAEEQAFLDHEVQQLCFMLDEWQIHHQEKDLPPEVWQFIKDNGFLGLIIPKSFGGKQFTPFAQSRIMSKIASRSLTAAVSCMVPNSLGPGELLLHYGTEEQKQRYLPGLAKGTEVPCFGLTSPEAGSDAGAIPDTGVVCYGQYQDQEVLGLKMNFSKRWITLAPIATVIGLAFKLYDPDGLLGDKNKVEYGITCALIPADHEGIQIGPRHNPGAPFMNGTVEGSDVFIPLDWIIGGQQNAGKGWRMLMECLGVGRGISLPALATAGGEMSYLLVGAFASVRQQFKISVGHFEGVQEATSDIASDAYMLESFRYLVTCGLNQGGTPAVMTAMAKYYATETMRKVVNHGMDVVGGRAIQLGPRNFLALTYQSIPVAITVEGANILTRSLMIFGQGSMRCHPYLFEELQLLQSEDKASAFKAFSPLLFKHLAYTFNRAARAAAYSITGGSDQGSQQADDFSKAYYSKINRFSADFALTADMALGILAGDLKRKEMLSGRLADIHANLFIATAILKYYEHGQRTEAERKHAELALNKALYQVQEAFFGFYDNFPMKLAACMVKFLCFPFGRPIAAPSDQLKQEVAQLIMQEHAFRDQLKQHVYYNTDANDVMGRMESAFQALLQLQPLWNKFKKAESKDQFSGLTFEEHITDAIETGFITTAEAESLVQYNAKRYDSMLTDIFDAHLDKELPLDNPHLKT